Proteins encoded within one genomic window of Jiangella mangrovi:
- a CDS encoding enolase C-terminal domain-like protein, whose product MRVTDVRPVLLTGPSSNDPWITVAKATRTAGFVEIHTDAGLTGVGETYAGYFAPELIAPIVEYVRPILQHGDTTDPVVLTERMRRSLVYWARVGVGAAVISAVEAALWDLAGKAAGVPVHQLLGGSLYPRLPAYATGGPANWPADELKRKLDHYLSLGFTAVKVGSGWFDGTTRRPQLPPSSITETADLEVQKLALMRAHAGPDVAFMLDGHMGHKTGSDRWSLDAARAVLDAVGPGGLEFFEEPLPYDDPDEYAALTSGAPVRVAGGEQLTSVEEFRLWLSRGAFAVAQPDAAWLGVSGFVEVARLAAARGGFVASHAWSGGGGVLQNVHAAFASPSSLIVEIPPDGGELHTLLWGENLVIEDGWVLPPQAPGLGVTLTDEIKERFPFRPGHEEFVSVPGKVLST is encoded by the coding sequence GTGCGCGTCACCGACGTCCGGCCCGTCCTGCTGACGGGGCCGTCGAGCAACGACCCGTGGATCACCGTCGCCAAGGCGACCCGCACGGCCGGGTTCGTCGAGATCCACACCGACGCCGGGCTGACCGGCGTCGGCGAGACCTACGCCGGCTACTTCGCGCCCGAGCTCATCGCGCCCATCGTCGAGTACGTGCGGCCGATCCTGCAGCACGGGGACACCACCGACCCCGTCGTGCTGACGGAGCGGATGCGACGCAGCCTGGTCTACTGGGCGCGGGTCGGGGTCGGCGCGGCCGTCATCAGCGCCGTCGAGGCCGCCCTGTGGGACCTCGCCGGGAAGGCCGCGGGCGTGCCGGTGCACCAGCTGCTCGGCGGCTCGCTGTATCCGCGGCTGCCCGCGTACGCGACCGGCGGGCCGGCGAACTGGCCCGCGGACGAGCTGAAGCGGAAGCTCGACCACTACCTGTCGCTGGGGTTCACCGCGGTCAAGGTCGGGTCCGGCTGGTTCGACGGAACCACCCGCCGGCCGCAGCTGCCGCCGTCGTCGATCACGGAGACCGCCGACCTCGAGGTGCAGAAGCTGGCGCTGATGCGCGCCCACGCCGGGCCGGACGTGGCGTTCATGCTGGACGGGCACATGGGACACAAGACGGGCTCGGACCGCTGGTCGCTCGACGCCGCGAGAGCCGTGCTGGACGCCGTCGGGCCCGGAGGCCTGGAGTTCTTCGAGGAGCCGCTCCCCTACGACGACCCCGACGAGTACGCGGCGCTGACCAGCGGCGCGCCGGTGCGGGTGGCCGGCGGCGAGCAGCTCACCAGCGTCGAGGAGTTCCGGCTCTGGCTGTCGCGAGGGGCGTTCGCGGTGGCGCAGCCGGACGCGGCCTGGCTGGGCGTGTCCGGTTTCGTCGAGGTGGCCCGGCTGGCCGCGGCCCGGGGCGGGTTCGTCGCGTCGCACGCGTGGAGCGGCGGTGGCGGCGTGCTGCAGAACGTGCACGCCGCCTTCGCGTCGCCGTCGTCGCTCATCGTCGAGATCCCGCCCGACGGCGGCGAGCTGCACACGCTGCTGTGGGGCGAGAACCTCGTCATCGAGGACGGCTGGGTGCTGCCGCCCCAGGCGCCCGGGCTGGGGGTCACGCTCACCGACGAGATCAAGGAGCGGTTCCCGTTCCGGCCCGGGCACGAGGAGTTCGTCAGCGTGCCGGGGAAGGTGCTGTCGACCTAG
- a CDS encoding Rid family hydrolase has protein sequence MIEYIEPDPANPPPVPLSSAVRVGRLLFVSGQASTEPDKGIVADTFDGEFHRTIRNLEEILAAAGATLRDVVQVRAFLRDEASRERYNELYAQAFQPPYPARTTVGNHFSFIQVEIDCIAVLPDGVDPTV, from the coding sequence GTGATCGAGTACATCGAGCCGGACCCCGCCAACCCGCCGCCGGTGCCGTTGTCGTCCGCCGTCCGGGTCGGGCGGCTGTTGTTCGTGTCGGGTCAGGCGTCGACGGAGCCGGACAAGGGGATCGTGGCCGACACGTTCGACGGCGAGTTCCACCGCACGATCCGCAACCTCGAGGAGATCCTGGCCGCGGCCGGCGCCACGCTGCGCGACGTGGTGCAGGTGCGCGCATTCCTGCGCGACGAGGCATCCCGCGAGCGCTACAACGAGCTGTACGCCCAGGCGTTCCAGCCGCCGTACCCGGCGCGCACCACCGTCGGCAACCACTTCTCGTTCATCCAGGTCGAGATCGACTGCATCGCCGTCCTCCCGGATGGTGTCGATCCCACCGTCTAG
- a CDS encoding helix-turn-helix domain-containing protein: MEDDALAAALRAQLKGERQRRGLSLEALAAASGVSRSMISDIERGAKMPTVLVLARLATALGVTVARLLGEDRPERVIVRRAADQPAITDAGGWQRRILSPTLPGVEFEFIRTTIPAGVVLGSFAAHAAGSREYVAVETGELAVTVDGAEHRLAAGDALYYAGDAVHAFANPGATECVYYTAMHVAKEPA, from the coding sequence ATGGAGGACGACGCCTTGGCGGCAGCCCTGCGCGCCCAGCTCAAGGGCGAGCGGCAACGGCGGGGACTGAGCCTCGAGGCGCTCGCCGCCGCCAGCGGCGTGAGCCGCAGCATGATCTCCGACATCGAGCGCGGCGCGAAGATGCCCACCGTCCTGGTGCTCGCCCGATTGGCGACGGCGCTCGGCGTGACGGTCGCGCGGCTGCTCGGCGAGGACCGGCCCGAGCGGGTGATCGTGCGCCGGGCCGCGGACCAGCCGGCCATCACCGACGCCGGCGGCTGGCAGCGGCGGATCCTCTCCCCCACGCTGCCGGGCGTCGAGTTCGAGTTCATCCGCACCACCATCCCGGCCGGCGTCGTGCTCGGCTCGTTCGCGGCGCACGCCGCGGGGTCGCGCGAGTACGTCGCCGTCGAGACCGGGGAGCTCGCCGTCACCGTCGACGGGGCCGAGCACCGTCTCGCCGCCGGCGACGCCCTCTACTACGCGGGCGACGCCGTGCACGCGTTCGCCAATCCCGGCGCCACCGAGTGCGTCTACTACACCGCCATGCACGTCGCGAAGGAGCCCGCATGA
- a CDS encoding RidA family protein, whose protein sequence is MTIQRLDPAVLPEATGNYTHGTLVTGAGRTVFVSGQVPWADDDGRVPPEFDDQCRLTWRNVLAVLAEAGMGVENLAKVTIYLSDRAYREANGRIRHEVLGVHTPALTIIICDIYSEEWLLEIEAVAVD, encoded by the coding sequence ATGACGATCCAACGGCTCGACCCCGCCGTCCTGCCCGAAGCCACCGGCAACTACACCCACGGCACACTCGTCACCGGAGCCGGCCGGACGGTGTTCGTCAGCGGCCAGGTCCCCTGGGCCGACGACGACGGCCGAGTGCCGCCGGAGTTCGACGACCAGTGCCGGCTGACGTGGCGCAACGTGCTCGCCGTCCTGGCGGAGGCCGGCATGGGCGTCGAGAACCTCGCCAAGGTCACCATCTACCTGTCCGACCGTGCCTACCGCGAGGCCAACGGCCGCATCCGGCACGAGGTCCTCGGCGTCCACACACCGGCGCTGACGATCATCATCTGCGACATCTACTCCGAGGAATGGCTCCTCGAGATCGAGGCCGTCGCCGTCGACTGA
- a CDS encoding type IV toxin-antitoxin system AbiEi family antitoxin domain-containing protein: MAPTADDLPDTFTTRTALERGAHPRDLYRWRDEGRVIELSRGVFRRADAPLATHPDLLAVAYRAPRAVICCVSAAAVHDLTDEMPGLVQMAVPRGNRPPRISYPPTEVFRFDTFTFALGLSDVEAAPGERVRIYDPTRTVVDLMRLRHRLGEPVAHAALHRYLRRPDAKPRELLRTAARLDVLGPMRAALDVASAQ, encoded by the coding sequence ATGGCTCCGACGGCGGACGACCTGCCGGACACGTTCACGACACGTACCGCGCTCGAGCGGGGCGCTCATCCTCGCGACCTCTATCGCTGGCGCGACGAGGGCCGAGTCATCGAGCTCTCCCGCGGCGTCTTCCGCCGAGCCGACGCTCCGCTGGCCACTCATCCGGACCTGCTCGCCGTCGCCTACCGCGCACCGAGAGCCGTCATCTGCTGTGTCTCGGCCGCGGCGGTTCACGATCTGACGGACGAGATGCCCGGCCTCGTACAAATGGCGGTGCCACGCGGCAACCGGCCGCCTCGAATCTCCTATCCGCCCACGGAGGTGTTCCGGTTCGACACCTTCACGTTCGCCCTCGGCCTGTCGGATGTGGAGGCCGCGCCCGGGGAACGGGTCCGCATCTATGACCCCACGCGCACCGTCGTCGACCTCATGCGCCTGCGCCACCGTCTCGGCGAGCCGGTGGCGCACGCCGCGCTGCATCGGTACCTGCGGCGGCCGGACGCGAAGCCACGTGAACTGCTGCGTACGGCGGCGAGGCTCGATGTTCTCGGCCCCATGCGCGCGGCCCTCGACGTGGCGAGCGCGCAATGA
- a CDS encoding nucleotidyl transferase AbiEii/AbiGii toxin family protein yields MTGPTRETAAGRAYLDLQNRARREGRGTQELLTLYVVERWLARLSESPHADRFVLKGGMLLAAFGARRPTVDADALVRHLANDVDTVTRVVVEIATMRSDDGVEFLPETAQARVIRDDALYSGVRISMESRLARAVVKFRLDVNFGDPITPAPRTVSLPPLRPDATPVRVLGYPIETVLAEKIATAVLLGATNTRVRDYADVYTLAGRHDLGHAAVRKAFLATTAFRGTPAEPLSGAIDDLVDLRRTTYATFRTSLRGDGAHLPHDFADVVAAVVTFADPLAQEGGQLSWSASDRRWSDEPAA; encoded by the coding sequence ATGACCGGGCCCACCAGGGAGACGGCTGCCGGACGGGCCTACCTGGACCTGCAGAACCGAGCCCGACGAGAGGGCCGCGGTACGCAAGAGTTGCTGACGCTCTACGTGGTCGAACGTTGGCTGGCCCGGCTGAGCGAGTCACCACACGCCGATCGCTTCGTGCTCAAGGGCGGGATGCTGCTCGCCGCCTTCGGCGCGCGTCGGCCGACCGTCGACGCCGACGCGCTCGTGCGTCATCTCGCCAACGACGTCGACACTGTCACCCGCGTCGTGGTCGAGATCGCCACGATGCGAAGTGACGACGGTGTGGAGTTCCTGCCGGAGACGGCACAGGCACGCGTGATCCGAGATGACGCGCTGTACTCCGGGGTGCGCATCAGCATGGAGTCCCGGCTCGCGAGGGCGGTGGTCAAGTTCCGCCTCGACGTGAACTTCGGCGACCCGATCACGCCTGCACCGCGCACAGTCTCACTCCCGCCCCTGCGCCCTGACGCGACGCCGGTGCGCGTTCTCGGCTATCCCATCGAGACAGTGCTCGCCGAGAAGATCGCCACCGCCGTCCTGCTCGGCGCCACCAACACCCGGGTCCGCGACTACGCCGACGTCTACACACTGGCTGGCCGGCATGATCTCGGCCACGCCGCTGTGCGCAAGGCGTTCCTCGCGACGACCGCCTTCCGCGGAACTCCGGCCGAACCGCTCTCCGGGGCGATCGACGACCTCGTCGACCTGCGCCGAACCACCTACGCCACGTTTCGCACGTCGCTGCGCGGCGACGGAGCGCACCTGCCGCACGACTTCGCCGACGTGGTCGCCGCTGTCGTGACCTTCGCCGACCCGCTCGCGCAGGAAGGCGGGCAGCTCAGCTGGTCCGCGAGCGACCGCCGCTGGAGCGACGAGCCCGCGGCGTGA
- the murJ gene encoding murein biosynthesis integral membrane protein MurJ, translating into MNRRRPISSETGVGPRGRLHTSWIAGAAILVTALTAVSTVLGLARDVVIAAVFGAGGELDGYFVALGLMNVALGLLASAMSKAAVPVLSRQYAAEDGSRRNRRRSSVTLSVAVSATVIVLGVATLVMQLFAAEIVGVLAPGFGPAEAESAEQLTRIVLIATVLVAGTNLLAAAAQSRRTFFWSAIQGVPFNLSMIVAAAVFGPEYGVTALAWGFVVGSAARLLAQLPPLRRIGIRIRPSLRLSDPDFRAMLRLIPPLLLGSAIGNVNTLVDRAVGSTIGDGVISSLSYAWRLVGLADTVLIASLLVALYPALSTAAGDTAELRRLVDHGLSATVVVLVPICVGTAVAAGPVVETVFQRGEFTADDASQTATALLWYAPAVLALGWREVIVRASYALDDTLRPVAVAVVAMLINVAGDLTLGPAFGIPGLAASTSLSLVVAAFGNTWLLSRRHNAVEVGALWGLLGRTTVSAAATLGAALGVAWLVRDAPAVAQVAAVGAVCLTVFAGVTLALRGPEGSVLRDATQLLRRPLARR; encoded by the coding sequence ATGAATCGACGCCGACCTATTTCATCGGAGACTGGCGTCGGACCTCGCGGTCGGCTGCACACTTCGTGGATCGCCGGGGCGGCCATCCTCGTCACCGCTCTGACGGCGGTGTCGACGGTTCTGGGTCTGGCTCGTGACGTCGTCATCGCCGCTGTCTTCGGCGCGGGCGGCGAGCTGGACGGCTACTTCGTCGCGCTGGGGCTGATGAACGTCGCGCTCGGGCTGCTGGCGAGCGCGATGTCCAAGGCCGCCGTTCCGGTGCTGTCGCGGCAGTACGCCGCCGAGGACGGCAGCCGCCGCAACCGGCGCCGGTCCAGCGTGACGCTGTCGGTGGCGGTGTCGGCGACGGTGATCGTGCTGGGCGTCGCGACGCTGGTCATGCAGCTGTTCGCCGCCGAGATCGTCGGGGTGCTGGCGCCGGGGTTCGGGCCGGCCGAGGCGGAGTCGGCGGAGCAGCTGACCCGCATCGTGCTGATCGCGACGGTGCTGGTGGCGGGGACGAACCTGCTGGCCGCGGCCGCGCAGTCGCGGCGGACGTTCTTCTGGTCGGCGATCCAGGGCGTCCCGTTCAACCTGTCGATGATCGTCGCGGCGGCGGTGTTCGGCCCTGAGTACGGGGTGACGGCGCTCGCCTGGGGCTTCGTCGTGGGCTCGGCCGCCCGGTTGCTGGCGCAGCTGCCACCGCTGCGCCGCATCGGGATCCGCATCCGGCCGAGCCTGCGACTCTCCGACCCCGACTTCCGGGCCATGCTCCGGCTCATCCCGCCGCTGCTGCTGGGCAGCGCGATCGGCAACGTCAACACGCTCGTCGACCGTGCGGTCGGGTCCACCATCGGCGACGGCGTCATCTCGTCGCTGTCGTACGCGTGGCGGCTGGTCGGCCTCGCCGACACCGTCCTGATTGCGTCGTTGCTGGTCGCGCTGTACCCGGCGCTCAGCACGGCGGCCGGCGACACCGCCGAGCTGCGCCGGTTGGTCGACCACGGCCTGAGCGCGACGGTGGTCGTGCTGGTGCCGATCTGCGTGGGGACGGCGGTCGCGGCCGGCCCCGTCGTCGAGACGGTGTTCCAGCGCGGCGAGTTCACCGCCGACGACGCCTCGCAGACGGCGACGGCGCTGCTCTGGTACGCGCCGGCGGTGCTGGCACTGGGCTGGCGCGAGGTGATCGTGCGGGCCAGCTACGCCCTCGACGACACCTTGCGGCCGGTCGCCGTCGCCGTCGTCGCCATGCTGATCAACGTCGCGGGCGACCTCACGCTCGGGCCCGCGTTCGGGATCCCCGGGCTGGCCGCGTCGACGTCGTTGTCGCTGGTGGTCGCGGCATTCGGCAACACCTGGCTGCTCAGCCGCCGGCACAACGCCGTCGAGGTCGGCGCGCTGTGGGGGCTGCTGGGGCGGACGACGGTGTCCGCGGCGGCCACGCTCGGGGCGGCGCTGGGGGTCGCCTGGCTGGTGCGGGACGCGCCCGCGGTCGCGCAGGTCGCCGCCGTCGGCGCCGTGTGCCTGACGGTGTTCGCCGGGGTCACGCTGGCGTTGCGCGGCCCCGAGGGCTCAGTGCTGCGAGACGCGACCCAGCTGCTGCGCCGTCCCCTTGCCCGCCGGTGA
- a CDS encoding D-lyxose/D-mannose family sugar isomerase, which yields MERSRIDAAVDGARALAAEAGIALPGFAAWSRDEWLSARESVRPALERGLGWDVTDFGRGDFDRVGLVLCTLRNGTLAERDSGAGQTYAEKFLVAQDGQETPMHLHRRKTEDIINRGGAALVVELRPEQGDADAVVTLVDGLERAVRAGDPVRLDPGQSIQVPAGVFHRFWADGGVVLAGEVSSVNDDVDDNLFLDPFPRYAAVDEDAPARYLLVSEYAEVLGRR from the coding sequence ATGGAGAGGTCGCGGATCGATGCCGCCGTCGACGGAGCCAGGGCGCTGGCCGCCGAGGCCGGTATCGCGCTGCCGGGCTTCGCGGCGTGGTCGCGGGACGAGTGGCTTTCGGCCAGGGAGTCCGTGCGGCCGGCGCTGGAGCGCGGGCTGGGCTGGGACGTCACCGACTTCGGCCGCGGCGACTTCGACCGCGTCGGGCTGGTGCTGTGCACCCTGCGCAACGGGACCCTCGCCGAGCGCGATTCCGGCGCCGGGCAGACGTACGCCGAGAAGTTCCTGGTCGCGCAGGACGGCCAGGAGACGCCCATGCACCTGCACCGGCGCAAGACCGAGGACATCATCAACCGCGGCGGCGCGGCGCTGGTGGTCGAGCTGCGTCCCGAGCAGGGCGACGCCGACGCCGTCGTCACCCTGGTCGACGGGCTCGAGCGGGCCGTACGCGCGGGCGACCCGGTGCGGCTCGATCCCGGGCAGAGCATCCAGGTGCCGGCCGGCGTCTTCCACCGTTTCTGGGCCGACGGCGGCGTGGTGCTGGCCGGCGAGGTCTCGTCGGTCAACGACGACGTCGACGACAACCTGTTCCTCGACCCGTTCCCGCGGTACGCGGCGGTCGACGAGGACGCGCCGGCGCGGTACCTGCTGGTCAGCGAGTACGCGGAGGTCCTCGGCAGGCGGTAA
- a CDS encoding GNAT family N-acetyltransferase — protein MSNDTDVVVDELAIPASMDAPDAAGFAEMVDVRNAIETHLMGTDVLNYTARELLPVYQRQQHEPIRIFVARVDGRIVGRGILSWSSAEDATASWVEVEVAPEFRRRGVGTALYDHLVGIALESGRPTLQADAIHTRPSGGERIEPPTGFGWLSADDPGVRFLRRRGYRLEQVGRISGLPLPVDPDLLASKRADAQAAAGDDYRVVSWTGVTPPEWVDDVATLKTRMSTDAPSAGLDFPEEKWDAARVADWDGQLSDSGRERLTVAALHVPSGRLAGFNELYLPADRARPVSQEDTLVLAEHRGKRLGMLLKVANLQQLAEVNPSSPLVYTFNAEENRHMLDVNEAVGFTPIGYEGAWKLTP, from the coding sequence ATGAGCAACGACACCGACGTCGTCGTCGACGAGCTGGCGATCCCGGCCTCGATGGACGCGCCCGACGCCGCCGGCTTCGCCGAGATGGTCGACGTCCGCAACGCCATCGAGACGCACCTCATGGGCACCGACGTGCTCAACTACACCGCGCGCGAACTGCTCCCCGTCTACCAGCGGCAGCAGCACGAGCCGATCCGGATCTTCGTGGCGCGCGTCGACGGCCGCATCGTCGGGCGGGGCATCCTGTCGTGGTCGTCGGCCGAGGACGCGACGGCGTCGTGGGTCGAGGTCGAGGTGGCGCCCGAGTTCCGCCGGCGTGGCGTCGGCACGGCGCTCTACGACCACCTCGTGGGCATCGCGCTCGAGTCCGGCCGGCCGACGCTGCAGGCCGACGCCATCCACACCCGGCCCTCCGGCGGCGAACGCATCGAGCCGCCGACCGGGTTCGGCTGGCTCTCCGCCGACGACCCCGGCGTGCGGTTCCTGCGGCGGCGCGGCTACAGGCTCGAGCAGGTGGGACGCATCAGCGGGCTGCCGCTGCCGGTCGACCCGGATCTGCTCGCGTCGAAGCGGGCGGATGCCCAGGCCGCCGCGGGAGACGACTACCGCGTCGTCTCCTGGACCGGCGTCACCCCTCCCGAGTGGGTCGACGACGTCGCGACGCTGAAGACGCGCATGAGCACCGACGCCCCCAGCGCCGGCCTCGACTTCCCCGAGGAGAAATGGGACGCCGCCCGGGTCGCCGACTGGGACGGCCAGCTGAGCGACAGCGGCCGCGAGCGGCTCACCGTCGCCGCCCTGCACGTCCCGAGCGGGCGGCTGGCCGGCTTCAACGAGCTCTACCTCCCCGCCGACCGCGCCCGCCCGGTCTCGCAGGAGGACACCCTGGTGCTCGCCGAGCACCGCGGCAAGCGGCTCGGCATGCTCCTCAAGGTCGCCAACCTGCAGCAACTGGCCGAGGTCAACCCGTCGTCGCCGCTCGTCTACACCTTCAACGCCGAAGAGAACCGCCACATGCTCGACGTCAACGAGGCGGTCGGCTTCACCCCCATCGGCTACGAGGGCGCCTGGAAGCTCACGCCCTGA
- a CDS encoding MMPL family transporter — protein MAVTTPERDGKPPAGSTRRRLGPLVCGRRSKWVVLVFWLVLLVVAFPLSAKLTGAQENDTASWLPGSAESTRVFEIQQDAFQTGEELPAIIVYERDGGITPEDQEKATSDAQAFADVEHVSGDVVGPIPSEDGEALQVIVPIDPGDGGWFALGDAVDEMNDIVSGGPDGLNAYVAGPAGVSADFADAFEGIDGTLLYAAMGVVIVILLFSYRSPVLWIIPVFSAFTALTAAQAVVYLLAEYANVTVNGQTAGILLVLVFGASTDYALLLIARYREELRRHEDRHEAMAFALHRAGPAIVASAATVAVGMLCLLAAEMNSTRGMGPVLAIGVLIGVTAMLTLLPALLVVTGRWVFWPLVPKFGSAEPTERGFWSRVGRGIAHRPRFVWIGTSLALGALALGLLGLNTGVIANKDAFVDTPASITGEDALARHFPAGTGSPVIVIANAPESDAVRQAFQDTDGIADVTDATPVGDDLVYMEGTLEAAPDSPAAQDTVEAVRDSVHAVPDADALVGGNTAVALDAQNAASRDSLVIMPLVLAAVFVILMILLRAFVAPLVLIATVVLSFGAALGLSSLIFEHVLGFAGADTAFPLFVFVFLVALGIDYNIFLMTRVHEEAKQHGTRRGALIGLAATGGVITSAGLVLAGTFAVLATLPVVAFAEIGITVALGVLLDTLIVRSILVTALNLDLGRLMWWPSALSKHPEPTAAEAADLPEEEPVAPRS, from the coding sequence ATGGCCGTGACCACACCTGAGCGCGACGGCAAGCCGCCCGCCGGCAGCACGCGACGCAGGCTGGGACCGCTCGTCTGCGGACGCCGCAGCAAGTGGGTCGTCCTGGTGTTCTGGCTGGTGCTGCTCGTGGTGGCGTTCCCGCTGTCGGCGAAGCTGACCGGCGCGCAGGAGAACGACACCGCGTCGTGGCTGCCCGGCTCGGCCGAGTCGACGCGGGTGTTCGAGATCCAGCAGGACGCGTTCCAGACCGGCGAGGAGCTGCCGGCCATCATCGTCTACGAGCGCGACGGCGGCATCACGCCCGAGGACCAGGAGAAGGCGACGTCCGACGCGCAGGCGTTCGCGGACGTCGAGCACGTGAGCGGCGACGTCGTCGGGCCGATCCCCTCGGAGGACGGCGAGGCGCTGCAGGTCATCGTGCCGATCGATCCCGGCGACGGCGGCTGGTTCGCGCTGGGCGACGCCGTCGACGAGATGAACGACATCGTCAGCGGCGGGCCCGACGGGCTGAACGCGTACGTCGCCGGGCCGGCCGGGGTCTCGGCCGACTTCGCCGACGCGTTCGAGGGCATCGACGGCACGCTGCTGTACGCGGCGATGGGCGTCGTCATCGTCATCCTGCTGTTCTCGTACCGCAGCCCGGTGCTGTGGATCATCCCCGTGTTCTCGGCCTTCACCGCGCTCACCGCCGCCCAGGCCGTCGTCTATCTGCTGGCCGAGTACGCGAACGTGACGGTCAACGGGCAGACGGCGGGCATCCTGCTCGTGCTGGTGTTCGGCGCGAGCACCGACTACGCCCTGCTGCTGATCGCGCGCTACCGCGAGGAGCTGCGCCGGCACGAGGACCGGCACGAGGCCATGGCGTTCGCGCTGCACCGCGCCGGCCCGGCCATCGTGGCCAGCGCGGCCACCGTCGCCGTCGGCATGCTGTGCCTGCTGGCCGCGGAGATGAACTCCACCCGCGGCATGGGCCCGGTGCTGGCGATCGGTGTCCTCATCGGCGTGACGGCGATGCTGACGCTGCTGCCGGCGCTGCTCGTGGTGACCGGGCGCTGGGTGTTCTGGCCGCTCGTGCCGAAGTTCGGGTCCGCCGAGCCGACGGAGCGCGGGTTCTGGTCGCGCGTCGGCCGCGGGATCGCGCACCGCCCCCGCTTCGTGTGGATCGGCACGTCGCTGGCGCTCGGCGCGCTGGCGCTCGGACTGCTGGGCCTGAACACCGGCGTCATCGCCAACAAGGACGCGTTCGTCGACACGCCCGCCTCGATCACCGGCGAGGACGCGCTGGCCCGGCACTTCCCGGCCGGCACCGGCAGCCCGGTGATCGTCATCGCCAACGCTCCCGAGTCCGACGCGGTGCGGCAGGCGTTCCAGGACACCGACGGCATCGCCGACGTGACCGACGCGACGCCCGTGGGCGACGACCTCGTCTACATGGAGGGCACGCTCGAGGCCGCCCCCGACAGCCCGGCGGCACAGGACACCGTCGAGGCGGTCCGCGACAGCGTCCACGCGGTGCCGGACGCGGACGCGCTCGTCGGCGGCAACACCGCGGTCGCCCTGGATGCGCAGAACGCGGCCAGCCGCGACAGCCTGGTGATCATGCCGCTGGTACTGGCGGCGGTCTTCGTGATCCTCATGATCCTGCTGCGGGCGTTCGTGGCGCCGCTGGTGCTGATCGCGACGGTGGTGCTCTCGTTCGGCGCGGCGCTGGGACTGAGCTCCCTGATCTTCGAGCACGTCCTCGGCTTCGCCGGCGCCGACACCGCGTTCCCGCTGTTCGTGTTCGTGTTCCTTGTCGCCCTGGGCATCGACTACAACATCTTCCTGATGACGCGCGTCCACGAGGAGGCCAAGCAGCACGGCACCCGACGCGGAGCGCTCATCGGGCTCGCGGCGACCGGCGGCGTCATCACGTCGGCCGGGCTGGTGCTGGCCGGCACGTTCGCCGTCCTGGCGACACTGCCGGTGGTGGCGTTCGCGGAGATCGGCATCACGGTCGCTTTGGGGGTTCTGCTCGACACCCTGATCGTGCGGTCGATCCTGGTGACGGCGCTCAACCTCGACCTCGGGCGGCTCATGTGGTGGCCGAGTGCGTTGTCGAAGCACCCGGAGCCGACGGCGGCCGAGGCGGCGGACCTGCCCGAGGAGGAGCCGGTCGCGCCTCGCAGTTGA
- a CDS encoding LacI family DNA-binding transcriptional regulator, with protein sequence MAGRLTEVAAKVGVSEATVSRVLNGRPGVSEATREAVLTALDVLGYERPTKLRGERARLVGLVLPELQNPIFPAFADVVGGSLAQQGLTPVLCTQTVGGVSEADYIELLFQQQVAGVLFAGGLYSGRNGAHDHYARLIERKLPTVMVNAGIEELPFPRVSCDDAVATEQAAGHLLSLGHTRIGLILGPTDHVPSQRKLAAAHTRLAAAGVELPDDHVENAMHSLEGGQAAASRLLRRGVTAVICASDPMALGAIRAAKRAGLRVPHDFSVVGYDDSALMNCTEPALTTVRQPIEAMGKASVDLLVGLINGHRVESDELLFEPELVVRGSTAPPPRPEA encoded by the coding sequence ATGGCTGGACGACTGACTGAGGTGGCGGCGAAGGTCGGCGTGAGTGAGGCGACCGTGAGCCGGGTGCTCAACGGGCGCCCGGGCGTGTCGGAGGCGACCCGCGAGGCGGTGCTGACGGCGCTCGACGTGCTCGGGTATGAGAGGCCGACGAAGCTGCGGGGCGAGCGGGCACGGCTGGTCGGGCTGGTCCTCCCCGAGCTCCAGAACCCCATCTTCCCCGCGTTCGCCGACGTCGTGGGCGGGTCGCTGGCGCAGCAGGGGCTGACGCCGGTCTTGTGCACGCAGACCGTCGGCGGGGTGTCCGAGGCCGACTACATCGAACTGCTCTTCCAGCAGCAGGTGGCGGGCGTGCTGTTCGCCGGCGGACTCTACAGCGGCCGCAACGGCGCACACGACCACTATGCCCGGCTGATCGAGCGCAAGCTGCCCACCGTCATGGTCAACGCGGGCATCGAGGAGCTGCCGTTCCCGCGTGTGAGCTGCGACGATGCGGTGGCGACGGAGCAGGCGGCGGGCCATCTGCTGTCGCTCGGGCACACAAGGATCGGCCTCATTCTCGGGCCCACCGACCACGTTCCGTCGCAGCGCAAGCTGGCCGCTGCGCACACGAGACTGGCCGCCGCCGGCGTCGAGCTGCCCGACGACCACGTCGAGAATGCCATGCACTCCCTCGAGGGCGGCCAGGCCGCCGCGAGCCGGCTGCTGCGCCGCGGCGTCACCGCCGTCATCTGCGCGAGCGACCCCATGGCCCTGGGCGCCATCCGAGCCGCCAAACGCGCCGGCCTGCGCGTTCCGCACGACTTCTCCGTGGTCGGCTACGACGACTCCGCGCTGATGAACTGCACCGAGCCCGCGCTCACGACGGTCCGCCAGCCCATCGAGGCCATGGGCAAGGCCTCGGTCGACCTGCTGGTCGGCCTGATCAACGGGCACCGGGTCGAGTCCGACGAGCTGCTGTTCGAGCCGGAGCTGGTCGTTCGCGGCTCGACGGCACCCCCACCGCGCCCCGAGGCGTAA